From Tachyglossus aculeatus isolate mTacAcu1 chromosome X5, mTacAcu1.pri, whole genome shotgun sequence, a single genomic window includes:
- the NKX6-1 gene encoding homeobox protein Nkx-6.1 isoform X2, which produces MEGPRPRPFLLSCPPLAALHSLAEMKSPLYPASFPQLPAGPSSSSSSSPPQQPAAATPHGINDILSRPAAAAAGGLLAGLPRFGSLSPPPPPPPPPPPPPPPPPPGLYFSPAAAAAAAAAASLGRYPKPLAELPGRTPLFWPGVMTSPAWRDARLACGPHQGSILLDKDGKRKHTRPTFSGQQIFALEKTFEQTKYLAGPERARLAYSLGMTESQVKVWFQNRRTKWRKKHAAEMATAKKKQDSETERLKGASDNEEEEDDLYNKPLDPNSDDEKITRLLNKHKSGGGGGSGPLLLHTSEPESS; this is translated from the exons ATGGAGGGACCCCGGCCCAGACCCTTCCTGCTGAGCTGCCCGCCCCTGGCCGCCCTGCACAGCCTGGCCGAGATGAAGAGCCCCCTCTACCCGGCCTCCTTCCCGCAGCTCCCGGCCGGACcttcctcgtcgtcgtcctcgtc CCCCCCGCAGCAGCCGGCGGCCGCCACCCCGCATGGCATCAACGACATCCTCAGCCGGCCGG ctgccgccgctgccGGGGGGCTCCTGGCTGGCCTGCCCCGGTTCGGCAGCCtcagtcctccccctcctccacctcctcctcctcctccccctcctcctcctcctccccccggcctctaCTTCAGCCCCGCAGCCGCCGCGGCCGCGGCCGCCGCGGCCTCCTTGGGCCGCTACCCCAAGCCCCTGGCCGAGCTGCCCGGCAGGACCCCCCTCTTCTGGCCGGGGGTGATGACCAGCCCCGCCTGGAGGGATGCGCGCCTGGCCTGCGGACCCC ATCAAGGCTCAATCCTGCTGGACAAGGACGGGAAAAGGAAACACACGAGACCCACTTTCTCCGGACAGCAGATCTTCGCCCTAGAAAAGACGTTTGAGCAGACTAAATACCTCGCGGGCCCCGAGAGGGCCAGGCTAGCCTATTCCCTGGGCATGACGGAGAGCCAGGTCAAG GTCTGGTTCCAGAACCGCCGGACCAAGTGGCGGAAGAAACACGCGGCCGAGATGGCCACGGCCAAGAAGAAGCAGGACTCGGAGACGGAGCGGCTCAAAGGGGCCTCGgacaacgaggaggaggaggatgacctcTACAACAAGCCCCTGGACCCCAATTCGGACGACGAGAAGATCACGCGGCTCCTCAACAAACACAagtccgggggcgggggcgggagcggACCCCTTCTCCTTCACACCTCCGAGCCCGAGAGCTCCTaa
- the NKX6-1 gene encoding homeobox protein Nkx-6.1 isoform X1, producing the protein MLALGPMEGPRPRPFLLSCPPLAALHSLAEMKSPLYPASFPQLPAGPSSSSSSSSSSSSSSSSSSPSPPLGPPPKPPGPGGLSPLGSPPQQPAAATPHGINDILSRPAVPLPLPAGATLTSPSSSSSSSAASTSSSTASSAAAAGGLLAGLPRFGSLSPPPPPPPPPPPPPPPPPPGLYFSPAAAAAAAAAASLGRYPKPLAELPGRTPLFWPGVMTSPAWRDARLACGPHQGSILLDKDGKRKHTRPTFSGQQIFALEKTFEQTKYLAGPERARLAYSLGMTESQVKVWFQNRRTKWRKKHAAEMATAKKKQDSETERLKGASDNEEEEDDLYNKPLDPNSDDEKITRLLNKHKSGGGGGSGPLLLHTSEPESS; encoded by the exons ATGCTGGCCTTGGGGCCGATGGAGGGACCCCGGCCCAGACCCTTCCTGCTGAGCTGCCCGCCCCTGGCCGCCCTGCACAGCCTGGCCGAGATGAAGAGCCCCCTCTACCCGGCCTCCTTCCCGCAGCTCCCGGCCGGACcttcctcgtcgtcgtcctcgtcgtcgtcgtcctcctcgtcgtcgtcgtcctcgtcccCGTCCCCGCCTCTGGGCCCCCCGCCcaagccccccggccccgggggtctCTCGCCCCTGGGCAGCCCCCCGCAGCAGCCGGCGGCCGCCACCCCGCATGGCATCAACGACATCCTCAGCCGGCCGGccgtgcccctgcccctgcccgcgGGTGCCACCCtgacctctccatcctcctcctcctcctcctccgcggcctccacctcttcttccaccgcctcctctgccgccgctgccGGGGGGCTCCTGGCTGGCCTGCCCCGGTTCGGCAGCCtcagtcctccccctcctccacctcctcctcctcctccccctcctcctcctcctccccccggcctctaCTTCAGCCCCGCAGCCGCCGCGGCCGCGGCCGCCGCGGCCTCCTTGGGCCGCTACCCCAAGCCCCTGGCCGAGCTGCCCGGCAGGACCCCCCTCTTCTGGCCGGGGGTGATGACCAGCCCCGCCTGGAGGGATGCGCGCCTGGCCTGCGGACCCC ATCAAGGCTCAATCCTGCTGGACAAGGACGGGAAAAGGAAACACACGAGACCCACTTTCTCCGGACAGCAGATCTTCGCCCTAGAAAAGACGTTTGAGCAGACTAAATACCTCGCGGGCCCCGAGAGGGCCAGGCTAGCCTATTCCCTGGGCATGACGGAGAGCCAGGTCAAG GTCTGGTTCCAGAACCGCCGGACCAAGTGGCGGAAGAAACACGCGGCCGAGATGGCCACGGCCAAGAAGAAGCAGGACTCGGAGACGGAGCGGCTCAAAGGGGCCTCGgacaacgaggaggaggaggatgacctcTACAACAAGCCCCTGGACCCCAATTCGGACGACGAGAAGATCACGCGGCTCCTCAACAAACACAagtccgggggcgggggcgggagcggACCCCTTCTCCTTCACACCTCCGAGCCCGAGAGCTCCTaa